The Fictibacillus phosphorivorans genomic sequence TGATTTCAGAAAGACAAGATCGTTTGTACACACCGTTTAAAGGATATACTTTTCCGTTGAATACCGGGATAACAGCATCATACTCTGGTTGCTGAAGTGCAATGTCTAACCATTTTCCATACATCTCACTGCTCATCCTAGGCATATCACAAGGCGTGATCAAATAATATTGCCCATGCACTTCCATCATCGCACTGTATATTCCAGTTAAAGGACCTTTACCCTTAAAAGCTTCAACATCAGAAATCAGTTTAACAGAATGGGAATGGTTTTGATCTAATTTCTCTATCTCTTCATTGCGAACAACAGCAACAAGTTCGTCTGAATATGGAGTGACCGTATTTACAGCTTTTTCAAAAAAAGTCGCATCTCCGCATTTTGCGAACATTTTCGGACTTCCAAACCTTCTAGACAACCCACCTGCAAGAACAACGCCTATCACCAACTTTTGATCCATAAGGATAAACCTCCTGCAATCAAACCTCCAATAATGGTAGATAAAAAGTTCACAACATTGTTTGTGAAAAAACGATTTCCAAATACTTTTACTGCCTTAACCCCACAATGAACGTGACTCTCCGTTTCTCGTTTACATATCGAACAAACATATTTTTGTTCAAACCAAGCTCCAAAAAAGGTATCAGCTATGTTTCCTAAGAATCCAGAGAAAACAATACACAACCCGAGCGCAATAGATGAATCATAGAGTATATAAAAGCAGTAGCCAATAAATGTTGCTCCTAACGCTGCGGCGACTGTACCTAAACTTGAAATGGCACCTGATAAACCAGGATCGACTCTTCTCCATTCTTTAATATGAAAAGGTCTTTTTTTCGAAAGAACACCGATCTCTGAAGCCCACGTATCAGCGGTAGCTGTTGCAAAGGTTGCGGCGAACACAATGATCCAGACAGGATCTGTAATCGTAAGGTGACCTACTGCCGCAAGCAGGGCTGCCCCACCATTGGCAAGCACTTGACCAGCTGTTCTTCCTTTTTGGTCTTCTGTATGTATGGCATCTTGATCCTGCTTTTTGTCTTTCTTCCATTTCGTCAAAAGTGTAGAAGTTATGAAGAATAGACCAAGTAAGATCAAACCTTGCCAGCCAAAGGCTTTGTAAATAATCACTCCCATTATAAAGGCTGTTACACTTCCTGCGACCGTTAACCATTGTAGAAGAGCTGAAGTGATGGAAAGAAGAGCGATACCTACTATCATGATTATCATCTACTTAAACCGTCCATCTTCCGTGATAATGATATCTACCGGAATATCGTAGCTTTCATGTGGAAGAGATCTTATTGTCTGCACCGTGTATGCTAGTGAAAGTTTAGGTCCGTCATAAGTTTGTAGGTAACGATCAAAATATCCACCCCCATAACCAATTCTGTACCCCTCTCTATCAAAGACAAGACCTGGAACGACGATCATGTTCATCTGTCGCGGCTCTATGCACGAAGTAACCTCTACCTTAGGTTCGTATAGATCCATGTAAACATTTTCTAATTCCTCATACGAACAGATCTCTCTGAACTCCATCTGTTTATGTTTAGAGTAGCACTTTGGTACAGCGACAGTCTTTCCTTCTCTCCAGGCTTGATCTATGATGTACGATGTATCTAGCTCAAATCCTCGTGACACTGTAATCCCGATACAACCTGCTGTTTTCCATTCGTCTGTTTGAAATAAAAGATTTGAAATCGCTTCGCTTTTTTCTTTTCTTTCCTCTTCTCCAATTGAAAGCAACACATGTTTTAACTCTTTTCGCCATTGTGATTTATCCATGGATTAAACCCCTCTATACCTTGATATATTTATCATATCATGAGTTTGATTGCATGAAAAAACGCCTGATCCCTCATTTGCATGGGTCTCAGGCGCTTCTACGTGAAATTACTTTGTTTCACGGTGAACTGTGTATTTCTTTAAACGCGGGCTGTATTTTTTAAGCTCTAAACGGTCTGGATTCGTACGCTTGTTTTTTGTAGTGATGTAGTTACGATCACCAGTTTCAGTACAAGCTAAAGTAATGTTTACACGCATTGTTGTTTCCCTCCACATCTTTACCAAAGTACATTATCATGGTTACTAACAGTCATATTCTCTATTAAACCATACCATAACATGATAACAAATTCTTTTCTAACGAGCAAGTGAGTTTTGTGAAAGTTTCTCATAGACTTTTGTATATTCTTTTAGAACGTCAACAAAAGTGGCATGT encodes the following:
- a CDS encoding molybdenum cofactor guanylyltransferase, whose product is MDQKLVIGVVLAGGLSRRFGSPKMFAKCGDATFFEKAVNTVTPYSDELVAVVRNEEIEKLDQNHSHSVKLISDVEAFKGKGPLTGIYSAMMEVHGQYYLITPCDMPRMSSEMYGKWLDIALQQPEYDAVIPVFNGKVYPLNGVYKRSCLSEIKENLKNENLKVLSLLKQKNTKYIEVHKEDAHFFKNVNTKEDLLNLGDE
- a CDS encoding DUF92 domain-containing protein is translated as MIIMIVGIALLSITSALLQWLTVAGSVTAFIMGVIIYKAFGWQGLILLGLFFITSTLLTKWKKDKKQDQDAIHTEDQKGRTAGQVLANGGAALLAAVGHLTITDPVWIIVFAATFATATADTWASEIGVLSKKRPFHIKEWRRVDPGLSGAISSLGTVAAALGATFIGYCFYILYDSSIALGLCIVFSGFLGNIADTFFGAWFEQKYVCSICKRETESHVHCGVKAVKVFGNRFFTNNVVNFLSTIIGGLIAGGLSLWIKSW
- a CDS encoding 5-formyltetrahydrofolate cyclo-ligase, with product MDKSQWRKELKHVLLSIGEEERKEKSEAISNLLFQTDEWKTAGCIGITVSRGFELDTSYIIDQAWREGKTVAVPKCYSKHKQMEFREICSYEELENVYMDLYEPKVEVTSCIEPRQMNMIVVPGLVFDREGYRIGYGGGYFDRYLQTYDGPKLSLAYTVQTIRSLPHESYDIPVDIIITEDGRFK
- the rpmG gene encoding 50S ribosomal protein L33 encodes the protein MRVNITLACTETGDRNYITTKNKRTNPDRLELKKYSPRLKKYTVHRETK